A genome region from Drosophila simulans strain w501 chromosome 2R, Prin_Dsim_3.1, whole genome shotgun sequence includes the following:
- the LOC6733113 gene encoding zinc transporter ZIP1, which produces MSATATMLQEQTQDVDHHALLVAKIVAMVVLVVITVLCGSLPYVLNRCFHWTKASPEETRSSLVVRCLLFFGGGVLICTTFLHMLPEVIEVVEALQECGSLAKTPFALAEMLMCTGFFLMYALDELMTSIVRHHQRKLSRKESVASLAFERGRGIRHSVLLNPQAKEEVEVKDTEPQPHKDHHGHSHMPVPAEDGSSARGLGIILALSLHELFEGMAIGLEGTVSTVWFMFGAVSAHKLVLAFCVGMELLVARTRSSLAILYLVTFSIVTPIGIGVGLGISQQVAAGQPSLPSGILQGIACGTLLYVVFFEILTESHAGWRALIAAVAGFALMFGLQILSDEAEGDDSLTCS; this is translated from the exons ATGAGCGCTACCGCAACTATGTTACAGGAGCAAACGCAAGACGTGGATCACCATGCGCTGCTGGTGGCCAAAATAGTTGCCATGGTGGTGCTTGTGGTAATCACCGTGCTTTGCGGCAGCCTTCCCTACGTCCTGAACAGGTGCTTCCATTGGACGAAGGCGAGTCCGGAGGAGACCCGCTCGTCGTTGGTGGTGCGGTGCCTACTCTTCTTCGGCGGCGGAGTGCTCATCTGCACCACCTTCCTGCACATGCTGCCCGAGGTGATAGAGGTGGTGGAAGCGCTCCAGGAATGCGGCTCGCTTGCCAAGACGCCCTTCGCCCTGGCGGAGATGCTGATGTGCACGGGCTTTTTTCTGATGTACGCGTTGGACGAGCTGATGACTAGCATCGTGCGGCACCACCAGCGGAAGCTTAGTCGGAAGGAGTCGGTGGCCAGTCTGGCTTTCGAAAGAGGACGCGGCATTCGGCACAGTGTTCTCCTCAATCCACAGGCCAAGGAAGAAGTGGAAGTTAAGGATACGGAGCCACAGCCCCACAAGGATCACCACGGCCACTCGCACATGCCCGTGCCAGCGGAAGATGGATCCTCTGCCAGGGGGCTGGGCATTATCCTCGCATTGTCGCTCCACGAACTGTTCGAGGGCATGGCAATTGGCCTGGAGGGCACTGTGAGCACTGTGTGGTTCATGTTTGGAGCGGTCTCTGCACACAAGTTGGTGTTGGCCTTCTGCGTGGGCATGGAGCTTCTGGTCGCACGCACACGCAGTTCTCTGGCCATCCTGTACCTGGTGACCTTCTCCATTGTTACGCCCATCGGTATTGGTGTTGGCCTGGGCATCAGCCAGCAGGTGGCAGCGGGTCAGCCCAGTCTGCCATCCGGAATTCTCCAGGGCATCGCCTGCGGAACCTTGCTGTACGTTGTCTTCTTCGAGATCCTGACTGAGAGCCACGCCGGATGGAGGGCCCTTATAGCCGCCGTGGCTGGCTTTGCTCTGATGTTTGGCCTTCAAATTCTTT CTGACGAAGCGGAGGGTGATGACAGCCTAACCTGTTCCTAG